The DNA window GTTGGAGTATGATATGATTAACCAAAATGTGAAGAACACAAATCGAATTGATCTTATGTGGATTGACTAAGTATAGTTCGTCTTTTTAACTATCAATTCCGAATTTCTTATCTCAATTTAACTTGTTGCctgaatttcgaattttttgTCTGAGAAATATGTCTTGGTGTAGAAAGAACAAAGGGAGaaaatacttataaaaataCTCCGATGTTTAAATTAGTCAATGTGTAAAAAATGTTCTGTTTTGATAAAACGTCTTACCTTCTTTATATGTGAAGCGAATTTTACCAAttgtgttttcaaaaattatttgtattaaagaGGATTAATATCATCTTAGGATGTTATGATATTCGttttaatgcatgaaattaaattataacGTTTGAGCAAGTTACAACGCATGAGACGAAGTTGTAACGTTTGAGTTGAATTATAACAGCCATATCACAAATCATCATATTTGTCACTTAAAACACAAATCTAAGGatcaaattttgtattttaattttttaatgtacaAATTTGATATCTCATCTAAATCCGATTCttagattttgtttttattttatctttccttAATAAATTTAACCTTGAAAACTAATGAGTTATAACTTAATGGCGTAGTCTCCCATATTCATCTATGAGATCGTGGGTTCGAATTTCcctatttttagtaaaaaaaaaaacgaatttAACCCtcaaatttctataaaaattaaaaaaagtcaaatcggagtctttgatttgttttttcctaattaaaacaaaaaatttcttctccataatgataaaaaaacacACCCACTATTCCATAAGGCTACATAACACATCAAAAGGCTCCATTACTAAAAGAATGAGCCAACAAGGTAAACCATCTatctgaaagaaaaagaaaaattggaaGTTTTATAGAACCAGGCCAGTAACCCTAAAGCAGTAATGATAGTTTTGCACTTTAGTTTCTCCACTATTGTTGTGCTTATTTTAGAAGTCATAAGCCATAAAgtgaataaaaagataaatttacttgtaccaaaaaaaaaaaaaaattacaagccaagtgggaaaaagaaaagataaaaggaacaaataactttaaatttacataaatatttaatcatAGTACTGTATCAATAAAAGTATTTCATTCAACTATTCActattacaaaaattattttctgaaatACAGTGTCtccataaataaaattaaatgcaaacaaataccaaaagaaaaatgagtttgCTAGTGAGTGTCCCTATTACCTCGCTAATATGTCTGCTAGAGGTAAAAATCTTCACAAAGAAACATATGTTAATATTGTTTTATGCattgaatatattttaaaaaataacaaagatgATAATAACACTGATTAGCCATCACTATAAGAAAAAAACGGCTTGTCATGTTCTTGAGAGAGGAGGTACCTGCCCTTTTGGAATTGCATAATGAAAGCGAGGAAGCAGAAGAAGCCAATTTAATTTGATGCAGAAAGGAACATAGGAAGAGGCAGATTTGTATAATTGCTCTTATTTTATTTGCTTCCAAATAGTGATCACATCAGAGCTATCTGTTGATCCATCCTCCATATACCATATTCCTCGGAAACAATGATCAACCAAACCTCCCACGTTGGTGAACATAGATTGAGTGATGATGGACAATGTTCAATAATGTACACCGGACATTTGCATAGGAGCATGTACTTAACTCTATGAATACATGACCTGATACATCCTTGTGTGTGTCTATatctgaatgtatgaatgtgTTTATAACATGCTTCCTTTTCATCATTTACACCTGCTACCACCTGATGACTAGTTGaatcacaaaaataatttaagttttGTTCTTTACATTATTCATGCATGCCCCACCACCATCATGATCAAATTATCCACAAATTTCAAAATATGGAAACGTGACTGATTCATAATTTTGTTGTTTCCAATGATATTAAAGGTTAATATGTGAAATCCTTTATCCTTCCGATCAACGGAATCTGGAATCTTGTGACACAAAAGACTGAATTACCCGCGCGAGCCAAACAGAAGTAAATCAATTCAAGATGCAATCACAGTCACCTCTTGTAGTGACCATGAGAACTGTTGCAATGGCAAATTGGTGAATAATTTGCCCACAGTTGCAAAAGTTTCCGTGCTGGTCCTAGGCTGCTTTCAATCTTAttccattttgattttttttttttggggtctTGAGTTTCCTTTTGATTGAAACAGTTATATAACGACATCAagttaaattcttaatttaaaCTTGGATCATTACTCATATCATGAATGATTAAATATAACAGTAGCTCGCTCTAATGGGTCTGGGCCGGGGCATGATTTCCCTTTCCAGTTTCTAGTCATTGGGAGAAATACAAAAATTGGTGTCttgtatttaatttgataataaattatgtattattatcattttttcattcaaaaaatttaagaaaaaaacataataataaaataatataattattaaaaattaataaaaaaataaaaaaataaaaaataaattatatcttatTATTGTCTTTATATCTTTATTAAAatgaatacaaaatatattaattcaaaatctctaaatataatatttctgtCTATATCTCATCTATTAAACACAATTTTGTGTTTGTATCTATATCTCAATGTTTCGTACTCGTGCCTAGAGTCCTTGATTTTGTGAAGCATTAATAGTAGTAGGAATTCCCAAGGCACTCAACTCACTTTTGCTTTAATTTCACAATACATCAATAATGCATCAATattcggttttttttttttttgggccaATCACGCATGTTTGGTACAAAGGCGCCATAAACCATTTGGTTTTCCAGTTTTTCATTCTATGACAGGTAACAAAACAGAGACAGTACTCTCAAACATTGGCACAAACTGAGGACGCACAAGAGTTGGACAAATCTATGCACATTGAACAGCTAGTAAACCATTCTCTTTATAAGTTCCCGAAAGTAAAAAGTGGGGTTGGGAGATGACCCAACTATCATCATCAAGACAGAAGCATTGTGGTATGCCTAAGCTTGTGCACCAAGCTCCAAGAGTAGAGTGCGACTGATGGCATCAGATCCGGGGCCAGTGAATTGAACAGGACCTACATTAAAGAACATTAATATGTTATGTCATGAGGATACTCCAATCCAAAATAAACACAGTTGAACTTATAACAATTTTGTTTTGCCAACATAAATGTAAAGAAGAATGATTTATAGTAAGCAGGCAGAAGAAACAGTAAGAAAGTACCTGGACTGATGTAGCAATTCTTCAGGGCCCACTCATCGCGCCACAaagcaaactttttgaagggcGCCCCTGATGATTCAACATGAAATGTGTTACCAAAGAGGAGTATCAGATATTGCAAGTTCACATTTACAAAGAAAGGAGAATATGGTTCCATCTACTGTAAGTTTGGGCAACCGACTATGTCATAGCAATTATATATTAATGTGAATCATATCAGGTTTCACATTACTatgtttcaactttcaagtccatttttttccttttggttttccATGGTATCCCTCAACCCGACAGGCTAAGGACTAATCCTCCATagatctgagctccatttaagggtttgctgCTGGctaatgggttgctgcatgaaCAATGTGGGATTCGAACTctcgacacttgcttaagcgaaCTAGTGAGTTAATCACGAGACCAACCGAAGTTGGTTTCCAAGTCTATTTATGCATATGATAtatgaaacaaaataatataaatttataaaacagtaataaaattaaatagaaaaagttagtctctattcttaaaataaatattagggagaagaggaaaaaaaaaaggaaatattTTCCCTTAATCCGCCTTAGTGAAAAATGTTCCTATTTTGGTGGAGCAAAATAGatgaataaatcataaatatacCTTCAAGCTCCACCATTGCCTTCTTGATCACAGGCTTGAACTTACCTGCATAATTACAATTCATAAAGAGCAGAACACAGTAGTccagaaaatacataaaatgTTACTTTAAATGCATTTATTGTCAAAACCCGATAAATCCATGTCTTGGAACAATATGGAGACAGATTTATTTATGAACGCAATTTCAGTGAACAGGCATCAGGCAAATCCGAGCATACCATGTCTCCTTTCCACATCCATAAGTGCAGTGAGAGCAGTTCCACCAACAGTCCATTCCTCTACTGGGGCACACAAATTCGCAACCTGATCAAAAGATCATATAAAATACAAGAGCTTAGTCAGTTAGTTGATAGTTTCATCATCACCAAACAATTTCAACAATCAATTATCAAGAACCTACAAGAAATGTTTAAGTCGATAATAGAAATACAATGAGAAAAGCATTAGGAGAAGCACAAACTGATGATATTAATCCAGTCTTGCCACTTTGAAGGAGGGCTCCAGCACCATAACCCAATGCATAGCAGTAAGTAGAATCAAAGTTAGTTGGCAAACCACATCTCCCTTCATAGCTGCATATTTATATTAACCATTTAAGTCTACAATGTAAGCTAAAGAAAAACAATTCATAAGTCAAGTTAAAGAGGAAATATAAAGCATATGCATAGTTCATTTTACTTCCCATTTCCCAAGAAACCTATAGACCACCACAACTTGTAACTCCAGTTGATAACAATACCAAAATTTGATTAAGTACCCGAAAAAGTGAGACTGCCCCTTGAATGTATGTTTATATGTGCCTTCTTGCTTTCTCTTCTCCAACTCGGTTTCAACCATTTGGATGAGCATTTTCTCTGTTTCTATCTTTGCAACCTAAATGTGAAGATACCAATGTTGAGGCCTAGTAAAATAGCTAAGTAGCAAAATAAACACAACAAGCATAAGATTAATGATTTAGGACAATAAAACAGGTAAACACCTGAACATTTCCATGTGGATCTCTTTCAAGCAGTAACTGTTCTTGAATTGCATGAGGTAAGAACTCAAAAAGCTTTAACGATTGATCAGTGAGTTTCTTCTTCCATAACCCGTCCTCGTCCACAATATCATGGGCAAGAATCTCATTCAGTTCTGCAATAAGGTGCTGGACCTGCAAATGGCACAATATGTATGAAAATGCTTATCATCAGCAGGTGTTTCAGTGCTGATTGTACAATGACAGATGACAAATCATAAAGGGCgaaaaacaagtaaaataaattctttttatgaAGAGTAATACCCACTTCTGGAATGAAATCAATTAGACCTTCAGGAATAAGAATGACCCCATAGTTATAATTATTCTCAGCTCTTTTACAAATGATATCTACAATGTAGTCAGTAACATTCTTCAGTGTCATCTTCTTGGCAGCAACCTGAAATGTAGTCAGTAACtttcttcagtgacatctttaAGTACTAAAGTTGCACATGAGAATGTATCTTATACTTGGGAAATGGGAAGGGGTAGTGATCACAGATGAATGTTAAGGTATTAGAAATAAAAGCCTCAAATAGATATTTTGCCAGTCCTTCAGCATTGCAGTACCCAAAcactgattttattttatttattttttttattttaacttagATCCGTACACCAAAAGAGGATGTCAATAGCAGAGAGCCAATTACCAAACAGATGCAACATCCGCAATATGGATGCAAATTATATTGATGCCATTGAACCCCAGACAGCCCAAACACTAGATAAATAATCAGATAATCAGATTTGTGACAAACCTCTTCACCAATAATAGTAATGTTTGGATGAGTTTGTAAAGCACATTCCAATGTGATGTGGGATGCAGCACGTCCCATAAGCCGCACAACTGCAATCAGCAATCATAACTTAACCAATGCTTGAAACACAACAGAACAATCTTGACTAGCTAAGATATAAATAGGAAGCAAAGGGAGTGAGAGAAAATTATAGCATAGAGAAATTCTTACAATGGTAATACTTTCCAGTTGATCGGGCATCTATCATAACATTTCCAATCATTTCTGAGTATATCTGCATTGAATTAACATAAGAATTTGAATAGGGTCAGACCACATTAAACTGCAATTTATATCCATCAACGGACAAGAATCAATGTTTACAATAAGCACCAAAGAGCAGCAAGCCTTAAAAAATACATTGGAAACAACATGGGATTCACAGTAAATAGGGGTTATAAATATCATACTGAAATTTTAACTACTAATAATGCAATTAGAAGGCAGATGGCATGATAAATGTAAAGCAGCACTAAGGCATGATAAATGTATACAGCAGCCTTTGTTTTGAAGTATCGGGACGGAGACTGGGACTTAGTATCATATTTGTTGACCCAGaaactggtactaaaatttcagtTTCTGTCTCAAAAATTTCAGTAGTTCAGTACTTCCAAAAGGTGGGGATACAGGGGGACTGAAATTTTTGGAGacagagactgaaactttaataacattttatacctaacaTACCccttttcaattaattaattccaacttTATTCtttatgcaaattaaattagagcttCGTTCTTATTTCAGTCTTTGTCTTCCGCTTTACACCAAACACAATATTGAGACTTATTTCAGTCGCTGTCTCTCCGTCTCTGTCTCTCTTCCAAACGCTACCTTATAAGAGACAAAGACTAAATTAAATCTCTGAAGTTTCAATTGTCTCTATTTGGTCTCTCATTTGTACGCGAGCCTCAATTTAGCCCATGAAGTTTCAATTGTCTCTATTTAGTCCAAAACTTTGCGAATGTAACTCATGTTAGTCCCTGAGATCATTTTCGATGTACAAACGTTAACGGAACACTGACATGGACCACCAGATGCCACCAAATGCCACGTTGGACTCTATAAAACGACGTCATTTTTGTTTTGGTACTCAAATTGCCCAAAAAGATATCGCAGTGGTATTTATTGAAACTTGTCCTCCTAAAGCAAGTGATCCGGCGTCGTTTTGGGGCTATTTAAGCGCCACAACCAAAATGACGTTTTACAAGTTCCAAAATGGCATTTGGTTGTCCATGTCAACGCTTCATTAACGTTTTTGCGCTGGAAATTATCCCAGGGACTAATGTGAGTCATGTTTGCAAAGGGATTAAATTAAGGCTTGCGTACAAGTTCAGGGACCGAATTGAGTATTAACTTGAACTAAGTTATGTCTCAGTATCCTGTTTGGTTTATGATAAATATGGAGACTGACACAagtaaaattacttaaatacccttgttaattaaaaaaaataagaacaaaataatGGCTTAATCTAAGTTCACAAAACAAAACATGCTCCTTTCCTTTCTCAATAatgacttcttcttcttcatcatctcaTAAGAACCATTCCACTGCCTCaacgttcttcttcctcacaTTGTTCCTCCTCTCAGCATtcccttcatcttcttcagaaatTGTGACCCCGCTCTCAACCTCTGCTCAgatctcctcctcctctctccaTCCCCACCCACACCCCCACCTCCCACCGACACCAAAATTTCAGTCGATGACACTCAACCAGAATCTGACGCCCAACACCAAAACACACTCCTCGGTAACGAAATGGAAGCAACAGTGATAGCAGTGACGATGACATAGTAGCGGTGAAACAACAATTAGATTGTGACTTGTACAATGAAGCTCGCCGCCGTCGCTGCTATGCTCGCTGGGAAGAACGACGCTAGAAGAGGGAGAAGGCCACAggagaggagatggagagagtAGGTGTGGGATGAGGTGAGGAAAGGTTGGAGAGATGAATATGGTGGAAGGGGGTAAAACGAGAATTTGAAAAGTTGAATGAGGgtatttttgggaaaaaatgttattaaagtttcaattCCCGTCCCTAAGAATTTGAGTCTCTCGTGTTTccgaggtactgaaatactgaaattttagagacagagactgaaattttagtaccagtctctgagCCAACAAGCATGATACTGAGTTCCAGTCTCTCAGTCTCCGTCccaatacctcaaaacaaacgctaatAGAACATCCAATTAAGTTTCCAGCAACCTAAGAGATAGCACttgtagaaaaaaatattgaataaaataagtCATCCGTATAATCGTCTACGGAGATAATGCAATGCATCTAGTGTCGTCAAAAGCATCCTAACGTTCAACCATTTTCTCATCCAAACTATAATATTTTGTTATGGGAAATTATTGGTGACCAAAAGATAAGATTACAATATTTATATGTTCAAATTATAGATGCACAATAAATGTTGACAGCATAACTTCATTCACCTTGCATGCGGTATCAAACCCAAAACTTGTCGGCACTTCCTTGCATTTCAAATCACCATCAATAGTTTTAGGGCATCCAATCACGAGAGTTTTCATATTTTTGTTCCtacataaaattgaaattagagaaaaaaaattaaacaaagaggAAAACTCACAAAAATCATGAATGCTAATTATTCTTCTTATATGCCTATACCAAACACATCTATCTTTTGCAAGTATATCATaacaaaacaagcaacatcAGTTTGATAAGCTAACAAAGCTTATTGGGAATATATGATGCCTAAAATAAAATTCCTCCAAAAGAGAACCTGAAATACTCGGCAAGGAGGCATGCATTTGTGTTTGAGTCATCTCCACCAATGACAACAAGCCCGTCCAAGTCTAGCTTCTGCACTGTTTCTTCCGCTTGTTTAAACTGAAAATGTTGAATAAATTAATCAACATAcctgaagaagatgaatatgAGTTCGAAAGAACTATCCATATAGCAGACAAACAGGCTCACCTGCTCTGGGGTTTCAATCTTGTCCCTCCCACTGCGTATCATGTCAAAGCCACCCTGCCAACAGAAGTTATTCCAGCTAGGCGTCATAATCTCAAGATCATCGAGACACAAACAATAGTAGGCAGGACACACTAAAACTTTCATTCACAAGCATAAGCCTTAAAAATGTATTACGTTAACAATATCCAACTCAAAGCCATGACAATACAAACAAAATCACACGGAAAATGCACGCAATGGCATATAATCAATTCTGTGGAACTTTCTTCAAAGAAACAAAGTTATTTTTTACTCAATATACAAAGGAAAGATACGAAGCTCCAAGGATATAAttcaaagaataataaattctgcCCAGATAAGTTCATGTAAAGTTTGAAGCTttatgaaacaaaataaaaaagtagttAAGTAAATAAACCTGATTCCTATAAGGATAGATATAATCTGAGGTGAGTTCAACGTATTTGCACTTCATGATGCCAGCTGGACCTCCCCTGAAACCATACAATGTGCTTCCTTTTGCTCGTTCTTGCAGGTAATCTGAAAGACGAAAAGGCCAATTCAGTTATTCAAAAATTCAACCCTAGCTTAACAAGGTAAAATCTAGAAAATAACAAgacaagaaaaattaatgaataattcaaagCTAAATTGAAATTATCCTGACCAAAAATTCCAGAAATAACATTGTGTCCTCCGGGAGCCTGACCACCGGACAAAACCACACCAATTTTTAGCTTCTGGTGCGACTGCACTGTGTCTGAACCTCCGGGAACCAACGTCGCCGACGGTTGCCCAAACAGATGGGGAAACAGCTTCGCGATCTCATCTGCGAAAAAGAAAACTTGTTGACcgagaaagaaaattgaaaattgaggTGAAGCAGTAACAGCTATGGTTTCGGAGTGAGAGAGGATTACCAGGGTTTCCTGCGGCGGAGCTTTGGGCACCGTCGACTATCTTAAAAGGGTTTTTGAGGACGGAGGGGAGAGGGAGGTTGTGGTCGATCCGGCTGTTTTGGACCTCGCTGTAGACGGAGGCGAATCGGCCGGTGGTGGAAGGAGGAGTGATCCTGCCGCCGTTGATGCCATCGTTGATTGCGAAAGACGGTGCCATTGTTATGAGTTAAGTTAGTGAGAGAAAGAGTGATTGATGTTTATCCCTTCAAGTGCGATCAACTGATCAGTGTAGTTCAGTACAAATTCAAGTGCTTACCTAACTCTTCCGCAGATACTGTTAATTAAtagtaattataataattaatactaacaaaatctattgaaaattatttatttatttagattttgATAGCAATTGCCTTTCTTAAAATTAGAGTAAACCTTTAATTCGATctctgttttattttaaaataagacaAAGCGACtcctattaatatattataccCAATTCAAACTTTTGTTTCTGGCAAAGTGAGCTAAGATGGCCTCTCTATTATGACATCTTATTAAAATTGACGAAAAAATCTTATGTGACATTTATCTTCGTTAAAATGGAAGGTTACTTAAAATTAAGTGCCACATTGGCTTAAGAAAAATGGATAGGAATTGATTTATcttctttcatttttcaaaaatgacaTCATTTCTGAATCTGCTTAGAACAAAATCTAATTTTACTGGGCGATTACACCCTAAGCCTCTTCCTACTCTCTGGTCTACAAAATTAGAGACAAACCCTAGGATAAGATGAACTTGCAAACTGGATGTGATGCGTCGTTTTTGGAGAATGGAGGAGGACAAATCGACCCCTGTCCATTCTCCCTAATCAAACGTAATACTTAATTCTGAGTAATCCTCCACATCAGCGTCGATGAATGCCACGTAAGACTTTTCCGTCAACTTTGGTGAGAGGTTATAACGGAGGGACCGCCTTGGCTCACTTTTGTTAAGGACAATGGTCAAGTCGGGTGTAATTTTTTTACAGAAGTCGCCTTGTCCTATTTTAAAATGGACGGGGACCGAATTTGGTGTTTACTCCTTAAAATTACTTATTTACTCACGGGTTATG is part of the Arachis duranensis cultivar V14167 chromosome 1, aradu.V14167.gnm2.J7QH, whole genome shotgun sequence genome and encodes:
- the LOC107466402 gene encoding pyrophosphate--fructose 6-phosphate 1-phosphotransferase subunit beta; translation: MAPSFAINDGINGGRITPPSTTGRFASVYSEVQNSRIDHNLPLPSVLKNPFKIVDGAQSSAAGNPDEIAKLFPHLFGQPSATLVPGGSDTVQSHQKLKIGVVLSGGQAPGGHNVISGIFDYLQERAKGSTLYGFRGGPAGIMKCKYVELTSDYIYPYRNQGGFDMIRSGRDKIETPEQFKQAEETVQKLDLDGLVVIGGDDSNTNACLLAEYFRNKNMKTLVIGCPKTIDGDLKCKEVPTSFGFDTACKIYSEMIGNVMIDARSTGKYYHFVRLMGRAASHITLECALQTHPNITIIGEEVAAKKMTLKNVTDYIVDIICKRAENNYNYGVILIPEGLIDFIPEVQHLIAELNEILAHDIVDEDGLWKKKLTDQSLKLFEFLPHAIQEQLLLERDPHGNVQVAKIETEKMLIQMVETELEKRKQEGTYKHTFKGQSHFFGYEGRCGLPTNFDSTYCYALGYGAGALLQSGKTGLISSVANLCAPVEEWTVGGTALTALMDVERRHGKFKPVIKKAMVELEGAPFKKFALWRDEWALKNCYISPGPVQFTGPGSDAISRTLLLELGAQA